In Halobacillus amylolyticus, the following proteins share a genomic window:
- the cas8c gene encoding type I-C CRISPR-associated protein Cas8c/Csd1 produces MGWLFDLYQTYENNKDKIGKVEKRRNGQEYTLLPTAHTTQNAQVEVIIDERGDFYSAKVIDKNDAITVIPCTESSFSRTSKPVPHPLHDKLMYVAGDFTKFGGKIKEGNTPYEDYLAQLREWSESSFANDKVKKIYQYVKKGTLIEDLVASSNLFIDKHHQLIPKWSKKVAEEYGEKPELFKVMSDSQDKIFIRFDTHKRGSLNTKVWKDEDVYHSFISFYKDKLQADDICYVTGENRPKTERHSSNIRRGGDNAKLISANDTAGYTYRGRFVKAGDVASISYDVSQKSHNALKWLISKQGKSLDGKVFLVWGSDEVSVPSPQDDLLSLMGEVENRESSGGGAGDDTHEVFAEEFNRSLAGYKSDLAYHSSVNILILDAATPGRLSVMYYRNIDKEEYLQRIEHWHKTCQWLHRYRKDVDFHGAPATKDIAKAAYGPRASDKLVKGVMERMLPCIVEGQRIPRDIIRSAFYRVSNPVSMEKWEWEKTLSITCALLKKHYEKKEDYHVSLDVTNTNRDYLFGRLLAIADVLERRALTTDDNRASNAIRYMNAFAKHPTRTWSIIQANLQPYQAKLGNKTLYYNRLIDEVASQIEIDDFNNKPLSGVYLLGFYSQRHELYKNKKEKQNEAVEINE; encoded by the coding sequence ATGGGGTGGCTATTCGATCTATATCAAACTTACGAAAATAATAAAGACAAAATAGGTAAGGTTGAAAAAAGGAGAAATGGTCAGGAATATACCCTGCTTCCGACCGCTCATACAACACAAAATGCTCAAGTTGAAGTCATTATCGACGAGCGAGGAGACTTTTATTCTGCTAAGGTGATAGACAAAAACGATGCTATAACAGTTATTCCATGTACGGAGAGCTCTTTTAGTAGGACTAGTAAACCTGTTCCTCATCCGTTACACGATAAACTTATGTATGTGGCTGGTGACTTCACAAAATTTGGTGGCAAGATAAAGGAGGGGAATACACCATATGAAGATTATCTTGCCCAGCTCCGGGAGTGGAGTGAGTCGTCATTTGCCAATGATAAAGTAAAAAAGATCTATCAATATGTAAAAAAAGGAACCTTAATTGAAGATTTAGTCGCTTCATCAAATCTATTCATTGATAAGCATCATCAATTAATACCTAAATGGTCGAAAAAGGTTGCCGAAGAATATGGGGAAAAGCCCGAGTTATTTAAAGTTATGAGTGATTCACAAGATAAAATCTTTATCCGGTTCGATACACATAAACGAGGAAGTCTAAATACAAAGGTATGGAAAGATGAGGATGTCTATCATTCATTTATCAGCTTTTACAAGGATAAATTACAAGCAGATGACATTTGTTATGTTACAGGGGAGAACAGACCTAAAACAGAGAGACACTCTAGTAACATTCGTCGCGGCGGTGATAATGCCAAACTGATTTCTGCTAATGATACAGCGGGATACACCTACCGTGGGCGTTTCGTTAAGGCTGGTGACGTTGCCAGTATTAGCTACGATGTCTCTCAAAAATCCCATAATGCTCTAAAGTGGCTCATTTCTAAACAGGGGAAATCGCTTGATGGCAAGGTTTTTCTTGTGTGGGGGAGTGATGAAGTTAGTGTACCTTCACCCCAAGATGATTTACTGTCTTTAATGGGTGAAGTAGAGAATAGGGAAAGTAGTGGAGGAGGGGCAGGAGACGATACTCACGAAGTTTTTGCGGAGGAATTTAACAGATCTCTTGCTGGTTATAAAAGTGACTTAGCCTATCATTCTAGTGTAAATATCCTAATACTAGATGCCGCCACTCCAGGACGACTATCAGTTATGTATTATCGAAATATTGATAAAGAAGAATACTTACAGAGAATTGAGCACTGGCACAAGACTTGTCAATGGTTACACCGATATAGAAAAGATGTCGATTTTCATGGGGCACCTGCAACGAAAGATATTGCAAAGGCTGCCTATGGACCGCGAGCCAGTGACAAGCTTGTCAAGGGAGTCATGGAAAGAATGTTACCTTGCATTGTAGAAGGTCAAAGAATTCCGCGGGATATTATCCGCAGTGCCTTTTATAGAGTTTCTAATCCAGTTTCTATGGAAAAATGGGAGTGGGAAAAGACGTTAAGTATTACCTGTGCTTTATTAAAAAAACATTACGAAAAGAAGGAGGACTATCACGTGTCATTAGATGTTACGAATACCAATAGAGACTATTTATTTGGACGGTTATTAGCGATAGCTGATGTCTTGGAAAGAAGAGCTTTGACAACGGATGACAATCGTGCCTCGAATGCCATTCGTTACATGAATGCCTTTGCAAAACACCCTACTCGAACATGGAGTATTATTCAGGCTAATTTACAACCTTATCAGGCTAAGTTGGGAAATAAAACGTTGTATTACAATCGCTTAATTGATGAAGTCGCTTCTCAAATAGAAATAGATGATTTTAATAATAAACCATTAAGTGGCGTCTATTTATTAGGATTTTACAGTCAAAGACATGAACTTTACAAGAATAAAAAGGAGAAGCAGAACGAAGCTGTCGAAATAAATGAATAG
- the cas5c gene encoding type I-C CRISPR-associated protein Cas5c — translation MRNQIEFEVFGSYALFTDPITKMGGEKLSYQVPTYQAMKGIVESIYWKPTILWIIDEVRVMNPIKMEAKGIRPIEYGGGNTLANYTYLKDVKYQVRAHFIFNPHRPDLAYDRNEHKHHNIAMRSVKVGGRRDIYLGTRECQGYVESCEFGEGEGFYDNYGGEIHLGTMVHGLNYPDEIGKDMMETRLWNPVMKDGHIRFIKPDECKIVRPIAEMSPKPFSEENVQSVDDLHDELFREKRG, via the coding sequence TTGAGGAATCAAATCGAATTTGAAGTGTTTGGATCGTATGCTTTGTTTACTGATCCTATTACCAAGATGGGGGGCGAGAAATTATCCTATCAAGTCCCCACATATCAAGCAATGAAAGGAATAGTTGAATCCATTTATTGGAAACCAACTATTCTATGGATTATTGATGAGGTACGAGTGATGAACCCGATCAAAATGGAGGCAAAAGGTATTCGTCCCATTGAATACGGCGGAGGCAATACGTTAGCTAATTACACTTATTTAAAAGACGTGAAATACCAGGTGCGGGCCCATTTTATATTTAATCCCCATCGCCCCGATTTAGCGTATGATCGCAATGAACATAAGCACCATAATATTGCCATGCGCAGTGTCAAGGTTGGTGGGAGGCGTGATATTTATTTAGGCACTCGGGAATGTCAGGGATATGTAGAATCCTGTGAGTTTGGTGAAGGAGAAGGGTTTTATGACAACTATGGTGGAGAAATCCATCTTGGAACAATGGTTCACGGTTTGAATTATCCAGATGAGATTGGAAAAGACATGATGGAAACGAGGCTATGGAATCCGGTTATGAAAGACGGTCACATTCGCTTTATAAAACCGGATGAATGCAAGATTGTCCGTCCAATTGCTGAAATGTCACCAAAACCCTTTTCTGAGGAGAATGTTCAATCTGTCGATGACTTGCATGACGAATTATTTAGAGAAAAGAGGGGTTAA
- the cas3 gene encoding CRISPR-associated helicase Cas3' has product MSYIAHIRSSDGKVQTVREHLLGVERLSGYFGDKIGVGNVASIAGLLHDVGKNSPAFRDYILEAVQNPNHPPKRGSVDHSTAGGKLLYEKFHNDDQPISRQLIAEILGNVIISHHSGLQDFLSPDLSSDYLRRVKEKVIDDFRGMVEEFYTSTSSYKALEQKMKSSENELIDVIKRNPQSQRLTLMFLTKYIFSCLIDADRTDSRYFEENTAMNTPHDNPKLFEQYHSKLTEYLNKLSANKHSQSKINQLRADMSQQCEDFARNPSGIYTLSIPTGGGKTLASLRYALKHSLTFGKERIIYVVPYTTIIEQNAQEVRRILEDDVNILEHHSNVVTEEESTGDYRYAKDKPLTLAKDNWESPIIFTTMVQFLNTIYSNSTRNSRRMHNLANSVIIFDEVQSLPIKCTSLLNEALNFLNKVCRSSILLCTATQPALDFVEEKVDSIDGEVIQNLDEISGAFKRVEAVDRTNSKGWGTEDLSQFILDQMEVNPNILIILNTKTVVRKLFNQLKEDDPDLLIYHLSTSMCAAHRQNTLEKVKHCLEKGEKVVCLSTQLIEAGVDISFDCVIRSLAGLDSIAQAMGRCNRHGKHDLRYTYIINHNEENLNHLKTIKIGAEITGKMLRDQMYIQYTEGLLSPKMIRFYFENFYRELENELDYYVPSLDNYIFHLLSQNEKYMKAYVHKKGEKLPLQLHTSTKTAGKYFNVIDQQTTSVLVPYEGEGKEIIAELNGDPSIEEMSALLKKVQPYMVNVYDHELNELSKQQSVVHLWEGRILALQENAYDREFGVTIAEEGKMDPHFI; this is encoded by the coding sequence TTGAGTTATATTGCACATATACGAAGTTCCGATGGGAAAGTTCAGACCGTGCGCGAACACTTGCTTGGAGTTGAGAGATTATCTGGTTACTTTGGAGATAAAATTGGTGTTGGAAATGTGGCGAGCATTGCAGGGCTCTTGCATGACGTAGGAAAGAATAGTCCAGCTTTTCGTGATTATATTTTAGAAGCTGTTCAAAATCCTAACCACCCGCCTAAAAGAGGCAGCGTCGATCATTCCACAGCAGGTGGGAAATTACTATATGAGAAGTTTCACAACGATGATCAGCCAATTTCTCGACAACTCATCGCTGAGATTCTTGGAAATGTAATTATTTCTCATCACTCAGGACTTCAAGACTTTCTATCGCCAGATCTGTCATCGGATTATTTAAGAAGAGTAAAAGAAAAAGTGATCGATGATTTTCGAGGTATGGTCGAAGAGTTTTACACGTCAACCTCTAGTTATAAGGCACTCGAACAGAAGATGAAAAGTAGTGAGAATGAATTGATAGATGTAATAAAAAGAAATCCCCAAAGCCAGCGATTAACATTAATGTTCCTAACTAAATACATATTTAGTTGTTTAATCGACGCAGATCGAACCGACTCTAGATACTTCGAAGAAAATACAGCAATGAATACTCCTCATGATAACCCTAAACTATTCGAACAGTATCACTCAAAATTAACGGAATACTTAAACAAATTATCTGCGAATAAACACTCCCAGTCAAAAATCAATCAACTTCGTGCAGATATGTCACAGCAGTGCGAAGACTTTGCCCGAAACCCTTCTGGGATCTATACATTATCGATTCCAACAGGAGGTGGAAAAACGTTAGCAAGTTTAAGATATGCCTTAAAACATTCCTTAACGTTCGGCAAGGAGAGAATTATATATGTTGTGCCTTATACGACGATTATCGAACAGAATGCACAGGAGGTTAGACGTATTCTGGAAGATGATGTAAACATTCTTGAGCACCATTCAAACGTTGTTACTGAGGAGGAATCGACTGGGGATTATCGTTATGCAAAAGATAAACCTTTAACTCTAGCAAAAGACAACTGGGAGTCTCCCATTATCTTTACGACCATGGTGCAATTTCTAAATACGATTTATTCAAACAGTACTCGAAACAGCAGAAGAATGCACAATTTAGCCAATTCCGTCATTATCTTTGATGAAGTACAATCATTGCCAATCAAATGTACATCGCTTCTTAACGAAGCCTTGAACTTTCTAAACAAAGTCTGTCGTTCAAGTATTCTATTGTGTACGGCAACCCAACCTGCACTTGATTTTGTAGAGGAGAAAGTGGATTCAATAGATGGAGAAGTGATACAGAACCTGGATGAGATCAGTGGAGCATTTAAGAGGGTCGAAGCTGTTGATAGAACGAACTCAAAAGGTTGGGGTACTGAGGACTTATCCCAGTTCATTCTGGATCAGATGGAAGTGAATCCTAATATCCTGATTATTTTGAATACGAAAACGGTTGTGCGGAAGTTATTTAACCAACTAAAAGAAGATGATCCAGATTTACTTATCTATCATTTGAGTACATCGATGTGCGCCGCACACCGCCAGAATACTTTAGAAAAAGTAAAGCACTGTCTTGAAAAAGGAGAGAAGGTTGTTTGTCTAAGTACTCAATTAATAGAGGCTGGTGTCGATATTAGCTTTGACTGTGTCATTCGGTCTTTGGCTGGTTTAGATTCGATAGCTCAGGCAATGGGGAGATGTAATCGTCATGGCAAACATGACCTTCGCTACACTTATATCATCAATCATAATGAGGAAAATTTAAATCATTTGAAGACTATCAAAATAGGCGCTGAAATTACAGGTAAAATGTTACGGGATCAAATGTATATCCAGTATACGGAGGGGCTTCTTTCGCCAAAAATGATTCGTTTTTATTTTGAAAATTTTTATCGCGAATTGGAGAATGAATTAGATTACTACGTCCCATCCCTAGACAATTATATCTTTCATTTACTTAGCCAAAATGAGAAGTATATGAAAGCCTATGTCCACAAAAAAGGGGAGAAGCTTCCATTACAGCTTCATACAAGTACGAAGACAGCTGGTAAATACTTCAACGTAATCGATCAACAAACGACTTCTGTTCTTGTTCCTTATGAAGGTGAGGGAAAGGAAATAATCGCCGAACTAAACGGTGATCCCTCTATCGAGGAAATGTCTGCTCTGCTTAAAAAAGTTCAGCCGTATATGGTGAATGTTTACGATCATGAACTAAATGAATTGAGTAAACAGCAGAGCGTTGTACATCTATGGGAAGGCAGAATATTGGCTTTACAGGAAAATGCTTATGATCGCGAATTTGGAGTCACGATAGCTGAAGAAGGGAAAATGGATCCCCATTTTATCTAA
- the rraA gene encoding ribonuclease E activity regulator RraA, whose translation MGVQTADLCDIHREKVQIADPVFKQFGKVRSFSGPIHTVKVFEDNVLVKKALQNIPEGSVLVVDGGGSRKCALLGDNLAHIAVTRQLSGIVVYGCIRDSAQINGMDIGIFAIGTNPLKSNKEGKGQENIPVQFAGVNIEPGYHLYADEDGILISENQLL comes from the coding sequence ATGGGCGTTCAAACTGCAGATCTTTGTGATATTCACCGTGAAAAGGTTCAAATAGCGGATCCGGTGTTTAAACAATTCGGGAAAGTAAGATCCTTTTCTGGACCTATTCATACCGTTAAGGTTTTCGAAGATAATGTACTTGTTAAAAAAGCGTTACAAAACATACCAGAAGGAAGCGTCTTAGTTGTTGACGGAGGCGGTTCCCGCAAGTGTGCCCTTCTCGGAGACAACTTGGCACACATAGCTGTTACACGACAACTATCCGGTATTGTTGTTTATGGGTGCATAAGGGATAGTGCCCAAATTAACGGAATGGACATAGGGATTTTTGCCATAGGTACAAACCCATTGAAAAGCAACAAAGAGGGAAAAGGTCAAGAAAATATTCCTGTACAATTCGCAGGAGTAAACATAGAACCTGGTTATCATCTCTATGCAGATGAAGATGGGATATTGATTTCGGAAAATCAATTATTGTGA
- a CDS encoding malonate decarboxylase holo-ACP synthase: protein MVVNPHDLVRIREGTELTMCPDIPSWVTTSLQSTPFVVVRRVPVIEGRIPIGVRGKQRNQRFGAYIRQEDVLDHISPSQIVDEGKWMENTRNSPMPAFQALRQVNDILHSYGMVWGPGGSVGFEIVSGRDTVTENSDLDIVVYAEDGLPIEKAETLVARLSDIPIVVDVQVETPNGAISLREYARNEYPVLIKTTGGPKLVDNPWEKSHHKRSLWIK from the coding sequence ATGGTAGTCAACCCTCATGACCTAGTAAGAATTAGAGAGGGAACAGAACTTACAATGTGCCCCGATATTCCCAGTTGGGTCACTACCTCCTTGCAATCCACTCCTTTTGTTGTCGTCCGTCGTGTCCCGGTGATTGAAGGGAGGATCCCTATCGGTGTTCGCGGCAAACAACGTAATCAACGGTTTGGGGCTTATATCAGACAGGAAGATGTGCTAGATCATATTTCCCCAAGTCAAATTGTAGATGAGGGAAAATGGATGGAGAACACACGAAATAGCCCAATGCCTGCTTTTCAGGCATTGAGGCAAGTAAACGATATACTTCACTCTTATGGAATGGTTTGGGGACCTGGGGGGAGCGTAGGGTTTGAGATCGTTAGTGGAAGGGATACAGTCACAGAGAATAGTGATTTAGATATCGTGGTGTATGCTGAAGATGGTTTGCCTATCGAAAAGGCGGAGACCTTGGTTGCTAGACTTAGCGATATTCCTATAGTGGTAGATGTTCAGGTTGAAACGCCTAATGGAGCGATTTCGTTAAGGGAGTATGCACGAAACGAGTATCCTGTATTAATAAAGACTACAGGAGGGCCAAAGCTGGTTGATAATCCTTGGGAAAAAAGCCATCACAAGCGAAGTTTATGGATAAAATAG
- a CDS encoding biotin-independent malonate decarboxylase subunit beta encodes MNVLKVSFVELNARERVKAVLDEGTFRELLDPFDGFESPHLERQNIVPQSDDGVVVAKGKVDQEPAVVISIEGNFQGGGIGEVSGAKIAGALELALRDNKEGTPTRPILLYDTGGVRLQEANYGLLAIAEISAAIVALREYVPVIGVIPGKIGCFGGMSLTAGLCSTLIMTKEGRLTLNGPEVIEQEAGIEEFDSQDRRLIWNTIGGEQRYSMGFVDDLVDDDVETLKEVITDHLDSKDTQPFRSEQVDLFRSRLQNINPSQPLSPLDVRNIWNETIAEETLDEAAEGSDGNPEASRGRTWFTALTDQTKSEDVPSVLCTDKTVGNERVRYIAIAPDATNRFPRALNGEVGLAEGWAIAHYVREAIEQDEDGNRRAIVAIVDVPSQAYGYNEELLGLHQAGAAAVDAYAKARQAGHPVITLIVGNAISGGFLTHGLQSNYLLALNDEGVNVHVMSKQSAARITRRSIEELEEATKQTPAMAYDIQSFATLGALHELIDGIDADHPGSEDIEKIESRIIESISSARSGPLDLSHRLQSPQAKENRSASIKVRERLTELW; translated from the coding sequence ATGAACGTTCTTAAAGTAAGCTTTGTTGAACTCAATGCACGTGAGCGTGTAAAAGCCGTATTAGATGAAGGAACTTTTCGTGAACTGCTTGATCCTTTTGACGGATTTGAATCCCCTCACTTAGAGCGGCAGAATATCGTTCCACAGAGTGATGACGGCGTGGTGGTCGCTAAGGGAAAAGTAGATCAAGAGCCGGCCGTTGTCATTTCTATTGAAGGAAATTTTCAAGGAGGGGGTATTGGAGAAGTCTCTGGAGCAAAAATAGCTGGAGCTCTTGAATTGGCTCTTCGTGACAATAAGGAAGGCACCCCGACCCGTCCTATCTTATTGTATGACACTGGTGGCGTGAGACTGCAGGAAGCCAATTACGGCTTGTTGGCTATAGCTGAAATTAGTGCTGCAATTGTAGCCTTACGAGAATACGTCCCTGTCATTGGAGTGATTCCTGGAAAGATCGGCTGTTTTGGCGGCATGTCCTTAACAGCAGGCTTGTGCAGTACACTAATCATGACGAAAGAGGGCAGGCTCACATTAAATGGACCGGAAGTGATTGAGCAGGAAGCGGGAATTGAAGAGTTTGATTCCCAGGACCGGCGCTTGATATGGAATACAATTGGCGGGGAACAACGCTATTCAATGGGTTTCGTTGATGACCTCGTTGATGATGATGTGGAGACGCTCAAGGAGGTTATCACAGATCATTTAGACTCTAAAGACACTCAACCTTTTAGAAGTGAGCAGGTTGACCTGTTCAGATCACGTCTTCAAAACATTAATCCTTCGCAACCTTTGTCTCCCTTGGATGTACGAAATATATGGAATGAAACAATAGCAGAAGAGACGCTTGATGAGGCGGCTGAGGGATCTGACGGGAACCCTGAAGCAAGCAGAGGAAGAACCTGGTTTACAGCATTAACGGATCAAACGAAAAGTGAGGATGTACCTTCCGTCTTGTGTACAGACAAAACCGTTGGTAACGAACGAGTCCGCTATATTGCCATTGCCCCCGATGCGACTAATCGCTTCCCCCGTGCTCTTAATGGTGAAGTAGGATTAGCAGAAGGATGGGCGATTGCTCACTATGTGCGGGAAGCCATCGAGCAGGATGAAGATGGCAACCGTCGTGCCATTGTCGCGATCGTGGACGTCCCCAGCCAAGCTTATGGTTATAACGAAGAGTTATTAGGATTGCATCAAGCAGGGGCAGCAGCCGTTGATGCTTATGCGAAAGCAAGGCAAGCGGGCCATCCTGTAATCACACTTATTGTAGGGAATGCCATCTCTGGCGGATTTTTAACCCATGGCCTCCAGTCTAATTATCTCCTTGCTCTGAATGATGAGGGAGTGAATGTCCATGTCATGTCAAAACAATCCGCCGCCCGAATTACCCGTCGTTCCATTGAAGAGCTAGAGGAAGCGACGAAACAAACCCCTGCCATGGCGTATGATATTCAATCTTTTGCGACCCTTGGCGCCCTTCATGAACTAATTGATGGAATCGATGCAGATCATCCAGGAAGTGAGGATATCGAAAAAATAGAAAGTAGAATCATAGAGTCCATAAGCAGTGCCAGATCAGGACCTTTGGACTTAAGTCATCGTCTGCAATCCCCACAAGCCAAGGAAAACCGATCGGCATCGATAAAAGTCAGAGAGAGGTTAACAGAGTTATGGTAG
- a CDS encoding malonate decarboxylase subunit delta: METMLFEYPATKKLAHKAHVGVVGSGDLEVLVTPSDEPWTRVEVRTGMTGFDDTWKRVIERFFNVHAAQATIKVNDFGATPGVVSLRLAQALEVSEQYERS, translated from the coding sequence TTGGAAACCATGCTATTTGAATACCCAGCCACGAAAAAGTTAGCCCATAAAGCGCACGTAGGTGTCGTTGGGTCCGGCGATTTAGAAGTCCTGGTCACTCCTTCAGATGAACCTTGGACCAGAGTCGAAGTCCGAACAGGGATGACAGGATTCGATGATACTTGGAAAAGGGTGATCGAACGTTTTTTTAATGTACACGCAGCACAGGCGACCATAAAAGTGAACGATTTCGGAGCAACACCCGGGGTTGTCTCCTTACGATTAGCTCAAGCTTTGGAGGTGAGTGAACAATATGAACGTTCTTAA